A single Methanolobus sp. ZRKC5 DNA region contains:
- a CDS encoding DEAD/DEAH box helicase, with protein MEYACDSNGDVLYITQREETEAASELFCLLCDKEVIAKNKQDFPKRRWHFAHKASGEKEHSLESIIHLNATMKVYDILSSKLDSGESFIFNFRCPRYDIDQYYNRIPYPLEQKDGIRTSDSYTFDMLNNATAIELEKPYSNIVPDISIWNNNKIIAAIEIISTPDIGLEKRQLYNKHKIPVIFIDVSIIENYLYFEKSSFDEESIISNVIYAVILNNTCQKYCDFTHLLTTKKMLLDHFKRKEIHESRTKVNEFQQAFTLITEEIPTITLPKVLQETHRIRIDSLSLPREAIDIYTSAGIEELYPPQSEIVNKGLLEGNNILAAIPTACGKTLVAELAMLKHVLNGGKALYIVPLRALASEKYERFKEFESLGIKTGISTGELESKSEQLGKNDIIVCTSEKTDSMLRNGTTWLQDLSIVVVDEVHLLGDSLRGPTVDIVITKLRSIPNLQIVSLSATIGNAEVLAEWLDAELVVSEWRPTILNEGIAIGKAMNFFTGENLHQEKIKHDTKDISANIVLDTIEQGAQCLVFESSRRNCAGFAKRFSNIKNQEQRAINALLDSDTKKELAVIADEVELSSNTGEAKILADCIRNGSAYHHAGLNATQRKLVEEGFKNNLIQVISCTPTLAAGINLPARKVIIRNYSRFNPEWGMVPIPVLEYKQMVGRAGRPHLDPEGFSLLLAKEAGDIDELKEKYIFATAEDIDSYLRDESILRSHVLGIISSSSSISQQGIIEFFLRTFSAHTGDDNEFIESICSCIEFLQNHEMITNENNLHMPTKLGLLISRMYINPLAAAIITEKLEYAKQSNMKLTTLSLLQLICITDEIRPVYIKNNELAEYSCIALKIKEDIIFPPDEHADLSYEYQSYLESLKNTLILKDWINEVDTEVIVEKYSTGEGDLHNLSSGAARIASAINRIAALREYDIPFNGLDTRLEYGAGPELVELLKIKNVGRKRARLLYTNHVRSVETLKACSFEQVAKLLGEKITLKIFKQLSMPVPSSVENSIQAAIKNSAIDAQKSLFDF; from the coding sequence ATGGAATATGCGTGTGATTCTAACGGAGATGTTCTGTATATTACCCAGAGAGAAGAAACTGAAGCTGCTTCTGAGCTTTTCTGTTTGTTATGTGACAAAGAAGTAATTGCAAAGAACAAGCAAGATTTCCCAAAGAGAAGATGGCATTTCGCCCATAAAGCAAGTGGAGAAAAAGAACATTCACTAGAATCCATAATCCATCTAAATGCCACAATGAAGGTCTATGACATTTTAAGCTCAAAATTAGATTCAGGTGAATCCTTTATCTTCAATTTTAGATGCCCTCGATACGATATTGATCAATACTACAACAGAATTCCTTATCCTCTTGAACAAAAAGATGGGATCCGAACTTCTGACTCTTATACTTTTGACATGTTGAACAATGCAACAGCTATTGAATTAGAGAAACCATACTCAAATATTGTTCCAGATATTTCTATCTGGAATAATAACAAGATAATAGCTGCAATTGAGATTATCTCAACTCCTGATATAGGTCTTGAAAAAAGACAGTTATATAATAAACATAAGATTCCTGTTATTTTTATTGATGTCTCAATCATTGAAAACTACCTATATTTTGAAAAATCTTCATTTGATGAAGAAAGTATCATTTCTAATGTAATATATGCTGTAATCTTAAACAATACCTGCCAAAAGTACTGTGATTTTACCCATTTGCTCACTACTAAGAAAATGCTACTCGATCACTTCAAGAGAAAAGAAATACATGAGTCTCGAACTAAAGTAAATGAATTTCAGCAGGCATTTACTCTTATAACTGAGGAAATTCCAACAATTACTCTTCCTAAGGTTTTACAAGAGACACACAGAATTAGAATAGATTCTCTTTCTCTTCCCAGAGAAGCAATTGATATCTACACGAGTGCCGGTATTGAAGAATTGTATCCTCCCCAAAGTGAGATAGTAAACAAAGGTCTTTTGGAAGGAAATAATATCCTTGCAGCCATTCCAACAGCATGTGGGAAAACACTGGTTGCAGAGCTTGCTATGCTCAAACATGTTCTTAATGGCGGCAAAGCCCTCTACATTGTTCCTCTAAGAGCCCTTGCAAGTGAGAAGTATGAAAGATTCAAGGAATTCGAATCACTAGGCATAAAGACGGGAATCTCTACCGGAGAACTTGAGTCAAAAAGCGAACAACTCGGCAAGAATGATATCATCGTTTGTACTTCTGAGAAAACAGACTCAATGCTTCGCAATGGTACAACGTGGCTACAAGACTTATCCATTGTTGTTGTGGATGAAGTCCATCTCCTGGGAGATTCTCTAAGAGGTCCTACCGTAGATATTGTTATCACAAAGCTAAGGAGTATCCCAAACCTACAGATAGTCTCTCTTTCTGCCACAATTGGAAATGCTGAGGTTCTTGCAGAATGGTTAGATGCTGAACTTGTTGTCAGTGAATGGCGACCAACAATACTGAATGAAGGAATTGCAATCGGCAAAGCAATGAACTTCTTTACCGGAGAAAATCTTCACCAAGAAAAAATAAAGCATGATACAAAGGACATTAGTGCAAATATTGTCCTTGATACAATAGAGCAAGGAGCTCAATGTCTTGTCTTTGAAAGTAGTCGAAGAAATTGTGCAGGCTTTGCTAAGAGATTCTCAAATATTAAGAATCAGGAACAAAGAGCAATAAATGCGTTGTTAGATAGTGATACCAAGAAAGAACTCGCTGTAATTGCCGATGAGGTTGAACTGTCAAGTAATACCGGTGAAGCAAAAATCCTTGCAGACTGTATTCGTAACGGTTCCGCATATCATCATGCCGGTCTTAATGCCACTCAGAGAAAACTTGTAGAAGAAGGATTCAAGAACAACTTGATCCAGGTAATTTCCTGTACACCAACCTTAGCAGCGGGTATAAATCTTCCAGCACGAAAGGTTATAATTCGAAATTATTCCCGTTTTAATCCAGAATGGGGTATGGTTCCTATTCCTGTTCTTGAATATAAACAAATGGTAGGAAGAGCAGGCCGACCACATTTAGATCCAGAAGGTTTTTCTCTACTTCTTGCTAAAGAAGCTGGCGATATAGATGAACTAAAAGAAAAATATATCTTCGCAACAGCAGAAGATATCGATTCATACCTACGTGATGAATCAATTCTACGCAGTCATGTACTCGGAATCATAAGCAGTAGTTCATCGATATCACAACAAGGTATCATTGAATTCTTCCTAAGAACATTCTCTGCACATACCGGCGATGATAATGAATTTATCGAAAGTATCTGTTCGTGTATCGAATTCCTTCAAAATCATGAAATGATAACAAATGAAAACAATCTTCACATGCCTACCAAGCTTGGACTATTGATTTCCCGGATGTATATTAATCCACTGGCTGCAGCAATTATCACTGAAAAATTGGAATATGCAAAGCAATCAAACATGAAATTAACAACTCTCTCTTTACTCCAATTAATATGTATAACCGATGAAATTAGACCTGTTTACATAAAGAACAATGAATTGGCAGAGTATTCATGCATTGCCCTAAAGATCAAAGAAGACATTATCTTTCCCCCAGATGAGCATGCTGATCTTTCTTATGAATATCAATCTTATCTTGAATCATTAAAGAATACCTTAATCTTAAAAGACTGGATAAATGAAGTTGATACTGAAGTCATTGTTGAAAAATACTCTACCGGTGAAGGAGACCTTCATAATCTATCCAGTGGCGCAGCAAGAATTGCTTCTGCAATCAATCGAATTGCCGCTCTTCGAGAATATGATATCCCTTTTAATGGACTTGATACTCGTTTGGAATATGGGGCAGGTCCTGAACTTGTTGAGCTCCTTAAAATAAAGAATGTAGGAAGAAAAAGAGCTAGGTTACTATATACAAATCATGTCAGGTCTGTTGAAACATTAAAAGCTTGTTCTTTTGAGCAAGTAGCCAAGCTGCTCGGTGAAAAGATAACCTTAAAGATATTCAAGCAACTGTCGATGCCAGTACCATCCAGTGTGGAAAACTCTATTCAAGCCGCAATAAAAAACTCTGCAATTGATGCTCAAAAATCCCTCTTTGATTTTTAA
- a CDS encoding TerB N-terminal domain-containing protein has product MGLFDIFKKKTVSEKPTKVIIENNILNSNVPATYFDSLTSNDKIFKLLWFADGKFKNYDPEQDTDILFENELFRITFSFSMEPSLLSFKLRVKQSSSIDVNESVGYYPSYENLSSEQRWVYLNWLGDVRKQVDIGYVFIFYYGLERHLLYSNYKDAVDVILLLRKYHKNSSFQGYSLSALLLAAILHKDEDTLERSLVSCDGDYPGNLVLIAKYLMKKDITPDEIVAMASSVGFKNKRYINQYPDMFKEVLSLKLENEFGTGTYPIYALDADFEFKDELVFANMSLPSNTRSPILPSIIDNLQFKDSIMQLLSSTHNELKEKLAQIRKEGIKPVPQVSENKNVGYEISYDLICPYCDMKLDKPPKRKKKCSHCDNYIYVRSSRILFPSTCLTEDEALATSEFYSLKEHGIEKDDFFQKHEQMGKKQYVSTCIGMYKDLLLEKTDLFELKSINFKLALLHYKLGNEFISYLQHSAKMELMDLKQKGYKKVKISSVGSCDTCKKLNGRVLTIEETLKEKPVPCIDCTHEMEKGKPGWCMCSYQPVLQEHI; this is encoded by the coding sequence ATGGGATTATTTGACATCTTCAAAAAGAAAACGGTTAGTGAAAAGCCCACAAAAGTAATAATAGAAAATAATATTCTAAACAGCAATGTTCCTGCAACGTATTTTGATAGTTTAACATCCAACGACAAAATTTTCAAATTGCTATGGTTTGCAGATGGTAAATTCAAAAACTATGATCCCGAACAAGATACCGATATCTTATTTGAAAATGAACTGTTCAGGATCACATTTTCATTTAGTATGGAACCGAGTCTTTTGTCATTTAAACTACGTGTGAAGCAATCTTCTTCAATAGATGTTAATGAAAGTGTTGGTTATTATCCATCATATGAAAATCTAAGCTCTGAACAAAGGTGGGTATACCTGAACTGGTTGGGAGATGTTCGAAAGCAAGTGGATATTGGTTATGTTTTTATTTTTTATTATGGACTTGAAAGACATCTTTTATACAGTAATTACAAAGATGCAGTCGATGTCATACTTTTGCTACGTAAATATCACAAAAACAGTTCATTCCAGGGATATTCATTAAGTGCGTTGTTATTAGCAGCGATTTTGCACAAGGATGAGGACACATTGGAGAGGTCACTTGTTTCATGTGATGGTGATTATCCTGGTAATTTGGTCTTGATTGCTAAATACTTGATGAAAAAAGATATTACTCCAGATGAAATTGTGGCCATGGCATCTTCTGTTGGATTTAAAAACAAGCGTTACATAAATCAATATCCAGATATGTTCAAAGAAGTTTTGTCTTTAAAACTAGAAAATGAATTTGGAACTGGAACGTACCCTATCTATGCTTTGGACGCTGATTTTGAATTTAAAGATGAGCTGGTTTTTGCAAATATGTCTCTTCCATCTAATACAAGATCACCTATTTTGCCATCCATCATTGATAATTTGCAATTCAAAGACTCGATTATGCAGCTGCTATCGTCAACACATAATGAATTGAAAGAAAAACTTGCTCAGATACGAAAGGAAGGGATAAAGCCTGTTCCCCAGGTATCAGAGAATAAAAATGTAGGTTATGAGATCAGCTATGACCTCATCTGTCCCTATTGTGATATGAAACTTGACAAACCACCTAAAAGGAAGAAGAAATGCTCGCACTGTGACAATTACATTTACGTGCGTTCATCTCGTATATTGTTTCCATCTACCTGTCTTACAGAAGATGAAGCACTTGCTACAAGTGAATTCTATTCTTTAAAGGAACATGGAATTGAAAAAGACGATTTTTTCCAGAAGCATGAACAAATGGGCAAAAAACAATATGTTTCGACATGTATTGGGATGTACAAAGATCTTTTACTAGAGAAAACGGATCTATTTGAACTCAAGAGTATAAATTTCAAACTTGCATTGCTACATTATAAACTAGGTAATGAGTTCATTTCATATCTACAGCACAGTGCAAAAATGGAGCTAATGGATTTGAAGCAAAAAGGATACAAGAAGGTAAAGATATCTTCAGTTGGTTCTTGTGATACATGTAAAAAATTAAATGGTCGAGTATTAACAATTGAAGAGACATTAAAAGAAAAACCAGTGCCTTGTATAGACTGCACTCATGAAATGGAGAAAGGGAAACCTGGCTGGTGTATGTGTAGCTATCAACCGGTGTTGCAAGAACATATTTAG